A part of Hippopotamus amphibius kiboko isolate mHipAmp2 chromosome 16, mHipAmp2.hap2, whole genome shotgun sequence genomic DNA contains:
- the PNMA8C gene encoding LOW QUALITY PROTEIN: paraneoplastic antigen-like protein 8C (The sequence of the model RefSeq protein was modified relative to this genomic sequence to represent the inferred CDS: deleted 1 base in 1 codon) has translation MLLGVKDIALLERGGKALKVDSYKSLMILDIPEDCSHEESVEIIRAPLKPLRKFKVAGKVFVEEERSKAAIIRLTEDINYAMIAREIKGKGRPWRAVHMSRKQDIEFLTKLNLFLQSEGRTVEDVARVLKQELYPTVTGLRELPARKCYVAEPGEKPGAGATAGVDGVPPLDSAEKNKAGDGKKGKWKRKKNCRRHHASDKKL, from the exons ATGCTGTTAGGTGTCAAGGACATTGCACTGTTGGAGCGTGGGGGCAAGGCCCTCAAGGTGGACAGTTACAAGTCCCTGATGATCCTGGATATCCCAGAAGACTGCAGCCATGAGGAATCCGTAGAGATCATACGGGCCCCCCTAAAACCTCTGCGTAAGTTCAAAGTGGCTGGGAAGGTCTTCGTGGAAGAAGAGAGATCCAAGGCCGCCATCATTAGGCTGACAGAGGACATCAATTATGCCATGATTGCCAGGGAAATCAAGGGCAAGGGC CGCCCGTGGAGAGCTGTCCACATGTCCCGGAAGCAGGATATTGAATTCCTGACCAAGCTGAACCTCTTCCTGCAGAGCGAGGGCAGAACAGTGGAGGATGTGGCCCGGGTCCTGAAGCAGGAACTGTATCCGACAGTGACAGGCCTCAGAGAGCTTCCTGCCAGAAAGTGCTATGTGGCCGAGCCAGGGGagaagccaggggctggggccacCGCTGGGGTGGACGGGGTGCCGCCTCTGGACTCCGCAGAGAAGAACAAGGCTGGAGATGGCAAGAAAGGCAAGTGGAAACGCAAGAAGAACTGTCGACGGCACCACGCATCTGACAAGAAGCTGTGA